A portion of the Thermoanaerobaculum aquaticum genome contains these proteins:
- a CDS encoding OmpH family outer membrane protein codes for MRAKPLFFSALLLALGAGRVLAQEAPTKIGFVDVQRALLTIEEGKAKRKELQDWATPRQQELQRLDQEIQALQQELASKQQSATLEQLSELNRRLTAKKREFEDKQRQYSRELEEKQNEVLRALGQKLEQLLKDYATQQKFTAVFILQPDQVAFVANSADITDTLIKLYNEKYPYPPKGGNR; via the coding sequence ATGCGAGCAAAACCCCTGTTTTTTTCGGCTTTGCTTTTGGCCCTGGGGGCGGGGCGCGTGTTGGCCCAGGAGGCGCCTACCAAAATTGGCTTCGTGGACGTGCAGAGGGCGCTTTTAACCATTGAAGAAGGCAAGGCCAAGCGCAAGGAGCTGCAGGACTGGGCCACTCCCAGGCAGCAGGAGCTTCAGCGTCTGGACCAGGAAATCCAAGCGCTCCAGCAGGAGCTGGCCTCCAAGCAGCAATCGGCAACCCTGGAGCAGCTTTCCGAGCTGAACCGGCGGCTTACCGCCAAGAAACGGGAGTTTGAGGACAAGCAGCGGCAGTACTCCCGGGAGCTTGAAGAAAAGCAAAACGAGGTGCTGCGGGCTTTGGGGCAAAAGCTCGAACAGCTCCTCAAGGATTACGCCACCCAACAAAAGTTCACCGCGGTTTTTATCCTGCAGCCGGACCAGGTGGCTTTTGTGGCCAACTCCGCGGACATTACCGACACGCTTATCAAGCTTTACAACGAAAAGTACCCCTATCCGCCCAAGGGAGGGAACAGGTAA
- a CDS encoding zinc-dependent alcohol dehydrogenase family protein, producing MNAMVLHAPAPAESHPLHLQELSDLQPGPGEVALEVLACGVCRTDLHTVEGDIPLPCLPVVPGHQVVGRVVALGRGVDRALLGAVVGVGWMGGTCGSCSYCQSGRENLCPNAQFTGLHRWGGYAQRMVARADFTYPLPAHLPPEQAAPLLCAGVIGFRALRLAGALAPVKVGFFGFGASAHVALPVALSFGAQVFVFTRAPHHRQHALELGARWAGAPGDSPGTSLDCAVVFSPAGEHVPLALEHLAPGGTVACAGITMSDIPSFPYQLLYRERRITSVANATREDAHDLLKLAAKIGIRTNVERLPLSEANEALLRVKRSQVRGALVLVP from the coding sequence ATGAATGCCATGGTTCTTCACGCTCCGGCGCCCGCAGAATCCCACCCGCTGCACCTGCAAGAGCTCTCCGATCTCCAACCTGGGCCAGGCGAAGTGGCGCTGGAGGTTTTGGCCTGTGGTGTTTGCCGCACCGACCTGCACACGGTGGAAGGCGACATCCCCCTGCCGTGTCTGCCGGTAGTGCCCGGGCACCAGGTGGTGGGGCGCGTGGTGGCGCTGGGACGCGGCGTGGACAGGGCGTTGCTGGGAGCCGTGGTGGGCGTGGGGTGGATGGGCGGGACCTGCGGGAGCTGCTCGTACTGCCAGAGCGGTCGGGAAAACCTGTGCCCCAACGCTCAGTTCACCGGGCTTCACCGCTGGGGCGGCTACGCTCAGCGCATGGTGGCCCGGGCCGACTTTACCTACCCCTTGCCCGCCCACCTGCCCCCGGAACAAGCGGCGCCCCTTTTGTGTGCAGGGGTCATTGGCTTTCGGGCGTTGCGTCTGGCCGGGGCTCTGGCTCCGGTAAAGGTGGGGTTTTTCGGGTTTGGGGCCTCCGCCCACGTGGCTTTGCCAGTGGCCCTCTCCTTTGGGGCGCAGGTGTTCGTCTTCACCCGCGCCCCGCACCACCGGCAGCACGCCTTGGAGCTGGGTGCGCGCTGGGCTGGGGCACCGGGTGATAGCCCCGGGACCAGCTTGGACTGCGCGGTGGTGTTTTCCCCCGCCGGCGAGCACGTGCCGCTGGCACTTGAGCATTTGGCCCCCGGAGGCACGGTGGCGTGCGCGGGGATCACCATGAGCGACATTCCTAGCTTTCCTTACCAGCTTTTGTACCGCGAACGGCGGATCACCTCGGTGGCCAACGCCACCCGCGAGGATGCTCACGATCTCTTGAAGTTGGCCGCCAAAATCGGCATCCGCACCAACGTGGAGCGCCTGCCGCTTTCGGAAGCCAACGAAGCCCTCCTGCGGGTGAAGCGTTCCCAGGTGCGGGGGGCTTTGGTCCTGGTGCCATGA
- a CDS encoding radical SAM protein, whose product MTSSDERWQPGYRRLLAEGLFAKRVEALWALASPCQLCPRRCGVDRFTQLGTCATSSKLHVASWHPHFGEEPPISGIRGSGTIFLANCNLRCVFCQNWDISQRPKAFLHQTMEPEELAEVMLELQDAGCHNINWVSPTHQLSQLVEALFLAAQRGLSIPIVYNTNGYDSVEALRLLDGIVDIYMPDLKYADEKAGELCSRVPNYPQAARAAIAEMYRQVGDSWLTDERGVLRRGLLVRILVLPHNLEGAEGSLAWIAQELSPHVAVSLLSQYRPCHWAARSRYPQLARRITADEYRNALAALDRTNRSENTYVQPFFGS is encoded by the coding sequence ATGACAAGCTCCGACGAGCGCTGGCAACCCGGCTACCGCAGGCTTTTGGCCGAAGGCCTCTTTGCCAAGAGAGTGGAGGCGCTTTGGGCTTTAGCCTCCCCTTGCCAGCTCTGCCCCCGCCGCTGCGGCGTGGACCGCTTCACCCAGCTGGGAACCTGCGCCACCTCCAGCAAGCTGCACGTGGCTTCCTGGCACCCGCACTTTGGCGAAGAGCCACCCATTTCCGGCATCCGCGGCTCGGGAACGATCTTTCTCGCCAACTGCAACCTGCGTTGTGTCTTTTGCCAGAACTGGGACATCTCCCAGCGGCCCAAAGCGTTCTTGCACCAAACCATGGAGCCGGAAGAGCTGGCGGAGGTCATGCTGGAGCTGCAGGACGCCGGCTGTCACAACATCAACTGGGTTTCCCCCACACATCAGCTCTCACAGCTGGTGGAGGCGCTTTTCCTGGCGGCTCAGCGGGGGCTTTCCATCCCCATTGTGTACAACACCAACGGCTACGATTCGGTGGAGGCCCTCCGCTTGCTGGATGGCATTGTGGACATTTACATGCCGGACCTCAAGTACGCCGACGAAAAGGCGGGCGAACTTTGCTCCCGCGTCCCCAACTACCCCCAGGCCGCCCGCGCGGCCATTGCCGAAATGTACCGCCAGGTAGGGGACTCGTGGCTCACCGACGAGCGGGGAGTGTTACGGCGGGGGCTTTTGGTGCGCATTCTGGTTCTGCCCCACAACCTGGAGGGCGCCGAAGGGTCCCTGGCTTGGATCGCCCAAGAGCTCTCACCCCATGTGGCGGTGAGCCTCTTAAGCCAGTACCGCCCCTGCCACTGGGCCGCCCGCAGCCGCTACCCACAGCTTGCCCGCCGCATCACCGCCGACGAGTACCGAAACGCACTGGCCGCACTGGACCGCACCAACCGCTCGGAAAACACGTACGTGCAGCCGTTTTTTGGAAGCTAA
- a CDS encoding M16 family metallopeptidase has product MIKKSQFFLVLLLAATAGAGEIPARPEMLSFPPLAFAVPRAESFKVSLPGNVPAYVAEDKLLPLVTVQISFRGGRYLEEKGKEGTAELLGTVWRTGGAGVLSPQELDETLDFLAAQLATSVSGTSSSVTLNLLAKDLDRGLQLLFDVLLKPRFDEARLAKAKEDLIAELKRRNDDAADIESREWQRLIYGDEYWLCRLPTKASVDAISREDLVALHRRIVNPANCVVAVAGDVDKQAVVRKLKAYFEQWKVKPQPVPPVPQPTHKPKPGVYLVHKADVNQGRVSIGHLGAKRPLPEEFAITVANDILGGGGFTAWMMSRIRSDEGLAYGAYSSFGILDAYPGTFRAGFQSKSSTCARAAFLTLELVEKLRRGEITEAELTTSKNSFIETFPRNFETKLRTVQLYAMDELTGRPHSYWVNYRDNIRQVDVQAAQKAAQKLIRPEEFVILVVGNVDEILKGHPDYPEIQLAKLGPMTRLPLRDPLTLKPLE; this is encoded by the coding sequence ATGATCAAGAAAAGCCAGTTTTTCCTGGTGTTGTTGCTTGCTGCGACGGCGGGCGCCGGTGAAATTCCGGCGCGTCCGGAAATGCTTTCCTTCCCTCCTTTAGCTTTTGCCGTCCCCCGGGCGGAAAGCTTTAAGGTTTCACTTCCCGGCAACGTTCCCGCTTATGTGGCCGAGGATAAGCTCCTGCCGCTGGTAACGGTGCAAATCTCCTTCCGCGGTGGCCGCTACCTGGAGGAAAAAGGCAAGGAAGGCACAGCCGAGCTTTTGGGCACCGTGTGGCGCACCGGCGGCGCAGGGGTCCTCTCCCCCCAGGAGCTAGACGAGACCCTGGATTTCCTGGCGGCGCAGCTGGCCACCTCGGTGAGCGGTACGTCTTCTTCCGTGACGCTGAACCTGTTGGCCAAGGACTTGGACCGGGGCTTGCAGCTCCTCTTCGATGTGCTCCTCAAGCCGCGTTTTGACGAAGCGCGCCTGGCCAAGGCCAAGGAAGACCTTATTGCCGAGCTCAAGCGCCGCAACGACGATGCCGCGGACATCGAAAGCCGCGAATGGCAACGCCTCATCTACGGGGATGAATACTGGCTGTGCCGCCTGCCCACAAAAGCTTCGGTGGACGCCATTTCCCGGGAGGATCTGGTGGCCCTGCACCGCCGCATCGTGAACCCCGCCAACTGCGTGGTGGCGGTGGCTGGCGATGTGGACAAGCAGGCGGTGGTGCGCAAGCTCAAGGCCTATTTTGAGCAGTGGAAGGTCAAACCCCAGCCGGTACCGCCGGTGCCCCAACCCACCCATAAGCCAAAGCCCGGTGTTTACCTGGTGCACAAGGCCGATGTGAACCAGGGGCGGGTGTCCATCGGTCATCTGGGGGCCAAAAGGCCGCTGCCGGAGGAGTTTGCCATTACCGTGGCCAACGACATCTTGGGTGGGGGCGGCTTTACCGCCTGGATGATGTCGCGCATTCGCTCGGACGAGGGGCTGGCCTACGGCGCGTACTCCTCCTTTGGAATTTTGGATGCGTACCCGGGCACCTTCCGGGCCGGTTTCCAGTCCAAATCCTCCACCTGTGCCCGGGCCGCGTTTTTGACCCTGGAGCTGGTGGAGAAGTTGCGCCGCGGCGAGATCACCGAGGCCGAGCTTACCACCAGCAAGAACTCCTTTATTGAAACCTTCCCCCGCAACTTCGAAACCAAGCTCCGCACCGTGCAGCTTTACGCCATGGACGAGCTGACCGGTCGCCCGCACAGCTACTGGGTAAATTATCGGGACAACATCCGCCAGGTGGATGTCCAAGCGGCCCAAAAAGCTGCGCAAAAGCTCATCCGGCCCGAGGAGTTTGTCATCTTGGTAGTGGGCAACGTGGATGAAATCCTCAAAGGGCACCCGGACTACCCCGAGATCCAATTGGCCAAGCTTGGACCCATGACCCGCTTACCCCTCCGGGACCCGCTCACCCTTAAGCCGTTGGAGTAG
- a CDS encoding M16 family metallopeptidase has protein sequence MSKRAGLLLVLILLPLLAWAQKVEVREEVLPNGMKLLMVERHDSPTVACGWVAKVGSVNESPGITGISHLFEHMMFKGTKTIGTKDYEKDREILARQDAVRAEMEKEYSLLREKLRKGEISGSIYDPENATPRLKELKAELEKLYAQEKENIVKDELDQVYTREGASGLNAFTTEDQTVYFVTVPANKLELWFWLESDRLANPVFREFYSERDVVREERRLRVESTPLGKFEEQFDAMFWQSTPYHHPVIGWPADVESISRKQAEAYFGTYYAPNNITAVLVGDFDPEKALALARTYFGRIPRGPQEPPEVISEEIPQLAEKRFLAEADTNPEVQIRFHAVPFGHKDMYALQLAADLLNRRTGRLYKSLVEDRKVAVGEPYAQFRPMKYAGFFEVGAEVKEGVEPAAVEAALLAELDRLAKEPVGESELQKVKNQQLANSFRRLQTNFFLMLQLALYDSFGNWRFINEAPAKVQAVTAQDIQTVAARIFTKENRNVAIYTRKAGTAEDPELAALPSELKGMVKQQLAQIEKMKDAEKLGMAIAQMQQMAAKVPPQMKPAFDFLLKKMEQRLAQLQGEGKEE, from the coding sequence ATGAGCAAGCGAGCTGGGCTGTTGCTGGTTTTAATTTTGCTGCCGCTTCTGGCATGGGCGCAAAAGGTGGAGGTGCGGGAGGAGGTGCTGCCCAACGGCATGAAGCTTTTGATGGTGGAGCGCCACGATTCCCCTACCGTGGCCTGCGGGTGGGTAGCGAAGGTGGGCTCGGTGAACGAGTCCCCTGGCATCACCGGCATTTCCCACCTTTTCGAGCACATGATGTTTAAGGGGACAAAGACCATTGGCACCAAGGATTACGAAAAGGACCGGGAAATCCTGGCGCGCCAAGATGCGGTTCGTGCGGAAATGGAGAAGGAATACTCTCTGCTGCGGGAAAAGCTGCGGAAAGGGGAAATTTCCGGCTCCATTTACGATCCGGAAAACGCCACGCCCCGTTTGAAGGAGCTTAAGGCCGAGCTGGAAAAGCTCTACGCCCAGGAAAAAGAAAACATCGTGAAGGACGAGCTGGACCAAGTTTACACGCGGGAGGGGGCCTCGGGGCTCAACGCCTTCACCACCGAGGACCAAACGGTGTACTTCGTGACGGTTCCCGCCAACAAGCTGGAGCTGTGGTTCTGGTTGGAGTCCGACCGCTTGGCCAACCCGGTCTTTCGGGAGTTTTACTCGGAACGGGATGTGGTGCGGGAGGAACGGCGTCTGCGGGTGGAGTCCACACCCCTGGGCAAGTTCGAGGAGCAGTTTGACGCTATGTTCTGGCAATCCACCCCGTACCACCACCCGGTCATAGGTTGGCCGGCAGACGTGGAGTCCATTAGCCGCAAGCAAGCTGAAGCTTACTTCGGAACCTACTACGCCCCCAACAACATCACGGCGGTGCTGGTGGGCGATTTCGACCCGGAAAAGGCTTTGGCTTTGGCACGCACGTACTTTGGCCGTATCCCCCGGGGGCCGCAGGAGCCGCCGGAGGTGATTTCCGAGGAAATCCCGCAGCTGGCGGAAAAGCGCTTCCTGGCCGAAGCCGATACCAACCCCGAAGTGCAAATTCGCTTTCACGCCGTGCCCTTTGGCCACAAGGACATGTACGCCTTGCAGCTGGCGGCCGACCTGTTAAACCGGCGCACCGGCCGGCTTTACAAGAGCCTGGTGGAAGACAGGAAGGTGGCCGTGGGTGAGCCCTACGCCCAGTTCCGTCCCATGAAGTACGCGGGCTTTTTCGAAGTTGGGGCGGAGGTCAAAGAGGGTGTGGAGCCCGCGGCGGTGGAGGCAGCGCTTTTGGCGGAGCTGGATCGGCTGGCCAAAGAACCGGTGGGGGAGAGCGAGCTGCAAAAGGTGAAAAACCAGCAGCTGGCCAACTCGTTCCGGCGCTTGCAAACCAACTTCTTCTTGATGCTGCAGCTGGCCCTTTACGATTCCTTTGGGAACTGGCGCTTCATCAACGAGGCTCCCGCCAAGGTGCAGGCGGTGACCGCACAGGACATCCAAACCGTGGCGGCCCGTATCTTCACCAAGGAAAACCGCAACGTGGCCATTTACACCCGAAAAGCCGGCACAGCTGAGGATCCTGAGTTGGCAGCTTTGCCCTCCGAGCTGAAAGGCATGGTGAAGCAGCAGCTGGCTCAAATCGAAAAGATGAAGGATGCGGAAAAGCTGGGGATGGCCATTGCGCAAATGCAGCAAATGGCCGCCAAGGTACCTCCGCAAATGAAGCCGGCCTTTGATTTTCTGCTCAAGAAAATGGAGCAGCGCTTAGCCCAACTGCAAGGGGAAGGGAAGGAGGAGTGA
- a CDS encoding DNA polymerase III subunit chi has translation MEGKALVLLHRLSGSKKALDACRLVEKLYLAGEKVVVWFQDQGRAAIFDQYLWTFSDTSFVPHRLVVEKGEVEEPVAIVVGELVNPNQASHLVVVEPPKNYKGIRGFTQVHDLLLAGEERKDKWEAAGFQVEEARTR, from the coding sequence GTGGAAGGAAAAGCTTTGGTGTTGCTGCACCGTCTTTCGGGAAGCAAGAAGGCGCTGGATGCCTGCCGGCTGGTGGAAAAGCTTTACCTTGCCGGTGAAAAGGTGGTGGTTTGGTTTCAGGATCAAGGCCGGGCGGCCATTTTCGATCAGTACCTTTGGACCTTCAGCGACACCTCCTTCGTGCCACACCGGCTGGTGGTGGAGAAGGGCGAGGTGGAAGAGCCGGTGGCCATTGTGGTGGGGGAGCTCGTAAACCCGAATCAAGCCTCTCACCTGGTGGTGGTGGAGCCACCCAAGAACTACAAAGGAATCCGCGGGTTTACCCAGGTGCACGATTTGCTTTTAGCCGGCGAAGAACGTAAGGACAAGTGGGAAGCGGCGGGGTTTCAGGTGGAGGAGGCCAGGACCAGGTAA
- a CDS encoding S8 family serine peptidase: MVRGRRFGLASLFFALLSGFVEAEVPLYEAKARLGPVASPPVKKARWAKLDRTLNAWLEAQEARKFAQQAGLRSDGDAVQVYVVAAQGAEEKVQTFLTERGCTKLLRAENIFQCFADAPLVRAAAEQPEVLVVRVPSYYRPAPWETQIGLRALTGSMTTEALTAMNVPAWHSAGIQGQGVKVGIIDGGFTGYQALLGSDLPPADRFMIWPDGTANMADTEHGTMCAEIVYDIVPQATMYVAAIATEVDIVNAIQWMQSQGVKVITMSLGWLSWGPGDGTGALATAVNNFVSSGGFWANSAGNSRLAHWQGNLVDSNGNGFLEFDGAGLEVNYITDGAGNCVNIPAQTSISASLVWNQWNAPQTDLDFYIVKWDAAGSQWVVLGKSEDTQNGQVGQRPVEENFDVATTNEETCYGFAIKYYSGPTNVQLEFFNRFDNNPLAVNVQEGSLTPPADASGAVATAALHVATLDLEPYSSKGPTNGPGGALNGGSVKPDLSGYAKVSCNAYGANRCSGTSAASPHVGGAAALVLSGYPTYSGSQIRSYLESNAQDMGPGGKDNDFGYGRLRLGTPPASTCTMPGTPSGLASSKSSVVSGETFTLSWAAASLADSYELQFANNSGFSGAQSYDIAGTSTGFQVTTTSAMTAYFRVRAKRTCGATGNWSNTVQVSVSPSGGGGGGSNVYWIPVVANAPGQGSYFYSDVMVLNVGTASSAVAFTYYPAGQTAVGANSATPIPAGGQGIFRDIVGQLNKAGTKGVLKVEAPQPLKVFSRTYNKLAAGNSLGLTAGTTFGQGMEAYSLADTLSAGQSAYLVGLTQNAFYRTNIAVANFGTAVASVTVTLYSGSGAQLATYNVNLNPGELKQEDQVFVSKAGQSNLESGWAKVTVTSGSGVVAYASVLDNVATGGQKPSDPTTVPFKR; encoded by the coding sequence ATGGTGCGCGGAAGGCGGTTTGGGCTGGCGTCCTTGTTTTTCGCGTTATTGAGTGGCTTCGTGGAGGCCGAGGTGCCTCTTTACGAGGCGAAGGCTCGCTTGGGTCCGGTGGCATCTCCGCCTGTTAAAAAGGCGCGGTGGGCCAAGCTAGACCGGACACTGAACGCTTGGCTGGAAGCCCAGGAGGCCCGCAAGTTCGCCCAGCAGGCGGGTCTGCGAAGCGACGGCGATGCAGTGCAGGTCTACGTGGTGGCTGCCCAAGGAGCTGAGGAGAAGGTGCAAACCTTTTTGACAGAGCGAGGGTGCACGAAGCTTTTGCGTGCGGAAAACATCTTCCAGTGCTTTGCTGACGCGCCACTGGTCCGGGCCGCAGCTGAGCAACCGGAAGTCCTAGTCGTCCGGGTCCCCAGCTACTACCGGCCTGCCCCTTGGGAAACGCAAATCGGCCTTCGGGCTTTGACGGGCTCCATGACCACCGAAGCGCTCACGGCCATGAATGTGCCGGCGTGGCACAGTGCCGGTATTCAAGGGCAAGGCGTGAAGGTGGGGATCATTGACGGGGGCTTCACGGGTTACCAGGCGCTTCTGGGGAGTGACCTGCCACCCGCGGACCGCTTCATGATTTGGCCTGACGGCACGGCGAACATGGCCGACACGGAACACGGTACCATGTGCGCGGAGATCGTGTACGACATCGTGCCCCAAGCCACCATGTACGTGGCTGCCATAGCCACCGAGGTGGATATCGTCAACGCCATTCAGTGGATGCAAAGTCAGGGCGTCAAGGTGATCACCATGTCTTTGGGCTGGCTTTCCTGGGGTCCCGGGGATGGGACGGGAGCTTTGGCTACAGCGGTCAACAATTTCGTGAGCTCCGGGGGCTTTTGGGCCAACTCTGCGGGGAACTCCCGCCTTGCTCACTGGCAGGGCAACCTGGTGGATAGCAACGGCAACGGCTTTTTGGAGTTTGATGGCGCCGGCCTTGAGGTGAACTACATTACCGATGGTGCGGGAAACTGTGTAAACATTCCGGCTCAAACCAGCATTAGTGCCTCCCTTGTGTGGAACCAGTGGAACGCCCCGCAAACCGACTTGGACTTTTACATCGTTAAATGGGATGCGGCCGGCTCCCAGTGGGTTGTTCTCGGAAAATCGGAGGATACGCAAAACGGCCAAGTGGGGCAGCGGCCGGTGGAGGAAAACTTTGATGTTGCCACCACCAACGAGGAAACCTGTTACGGCTTTGCCATTAAGTACTACTCCGGCCCCACCAATGTCCAGCTGGAGTTTTTCAACAGGTTTGACAATAATCCATTGGCCGTTAACGTTCAAGAAGGGTCACTCACACCCCCGGCGGATGCCTCGGGAGCCGTGGCCACTGCCGCTTTGCACGTGGCCACGTTGGACTTGGAGCCATACAGCTCCAAGGGGCCCACCAACGGCCCAGGTGGGGCTTTAAACGGTGGGAGCGTGAAGCCGGACCTTTCAGGCTACGCTAAGGTTTCCTGCAACGCCTACGGTGCCAACCGGTGCTCGGGCACCTCGGCAGCCTCACCCCACGTGGGTGGTGCGGCGGCGTTGGTGCTGTCAGGCTACCCGACGTACTCGGGAAGCCAAATCCGCAGCTACCTGGAGAGCAACGCCCAGGATATGGGCCCCGGCGGAAAGGACAACGACTTTGGGTACGGGCGCCTGCGTTTGGGGACCCCGCCGGCGTCAACCTGCACGATGCCCGGAACCCCCTCGGGTCTTGCGAGCTCCAAGTCCAGCGTGGTTTCGGGAGAAACCTTTACGCTTTCCTGGGCAGCCGCTTCCCTGGCCGACAGCTACGAGCTGCAGTTTGCCAACAACAGCGGCTTTTCGGGAGCGCAAAGCTACGACATTGCGGGTACCAGCACTGGCTTTCAGGTCACTACCACCAGCGCCATGACCGCCTACTTCCGGGTACGGGCCAAGCGCACCTGCGGAGCCACCGGCAACTGGTCCAACACCGTGCAGGTAAGCGTGAGTCCCAGCGGCGGAGGTGGCGGGGGTAGCAACGTCTACTGGATTCCAGTGGTGGCCAACGCTCCCGGCCAAGGGAGTTACTTCTACTCCGACGTCATGGTGCTCAACGTGGGCACGGCTTCGAGCGCCGTGGCCTTTACCTACTACCCGGCAGGACAGACGGCGGTGGGCGCCAACTCGGCAACGCCGATTCCGGCCGGGGGGCAAGGCATCTTCCGCGACATCGTGGGCCAGCTCAACAAAGCGGGGACCAAAGGCGTGCTCAAGGTCGAAGCGCCGCAACCTTTGAAGGTGTTCTCCAGGACATACAACAAGCTGGCAGCTGGGAACAGCCTAGGACTTACGGCTGGCACAACGTTTGGTCAGGGGATGGAAGCCTATTCGCTGGCCGATACCTTAAGTGCCGGACAATCGGCGTACCTCGTGGGTCTCACACAAAATGCCTTCTACCGCACCAACATTGCCGTGGCTAACTTCGGCACTGCGGTCGCCAGCGTTACGGTGACACTTTACTCCGGTAGCGGTGCCCAGTTGGCCACCTACAACGTGAACCTGAACCCCGGCGAGCTCAAACAGGAAGACCAGGTGTTTGTGAGCAAGGCCGGACAGAGCAACCTGGAATCCGGGTGGGCCAAGGTCACGGTTACCTCGGGAAGCGGCGTGGTGGCTTACGCTTCGGTGCTGGACAACGTGGCCACCGGCGGGCAAAAACCCTCTGACCCCACTACGGTGCCTTTCAAACGGTAA
- the bcp gene encoding thioredoxin-dependent thiol peroxidase has protein sequence MAVGSPAPDFSLPSTEGGEFHLAAHRGRWVVVYFYPKDMTPGCTTEACEFRDVSGELAAMGAVVVGISADPLSRHQKFREKHGLNFPLLSDSDHTVAQAYGAFGEKSFMGKKRLGILRTTCLIDPEGKVARVWKNVKAQGHAAQVVAALRQLLAQR, from the coding sequence CTGGCTGTAGGCTCTCCGGCACCGGACTTTTCGTTGCCCTCCACGGAAGGAGGGGAGTTTCACCTGGCCGCCCACCGCGGGCGGTGGGTGGTGGTCTACTTTTACCCCAAGGACATGACCCCGGGGTGCACCACCGAGGCTTGCGAGTTTCGCGACGTAAGCGGCGAGCTTGCGGCCATGGGTGCGGTGGTGGTGGGGATCAGCGCCGATCCGCTTTCCCGCCACCAGAAGTTCCGGGAAAAGCACGGGCTGAACTTCCCCTTGCTCTCCGATAGCGATCACACGGTGGCGCAAGCCTACGGAGCCTTTGGCGAGAAAAGCTTCATGGGCAAAAAGCGGCTGGGCATCTTGCGCACCACTTGCCTCATTGACCCGGAGGGGAAGGTGGCGCGGGTTTGGAAAAACGTAAAAGCGCAGGGACACGCCGCCCAGGTGGTGGCGGCGCTGCGGCAGCTTCTGGCGCAACGGTAA
- a CDS encoding tetratricopeptide repeat protein, with product MGRRLTRKQIKKDEFITFMDRAVHWLTANWRQAVMGLGGALALGLLWWVFTMILGSRTVAATRALDEAIQILEAPVGASAPADAKVKFASESQRQEAAAKALAKVRRFWFTPQARMARVLQARLAAEKGDLEGAVRELAAVASHRSPDPAVRAATLDLIRLRLASGQVEAAIRDLEVMASGKDKRLPQDMAMFELAGAYERAGKVSQAQEILRKLVENFPDSPYRVEAQRKLTSLS from the coding sequence GTGGGACGGCGACTCACACGCAAGCAAATCAAAAAGGACGAGTTCATCACCTTCATGGACCGCGCGGTCCACTGGCTCACCGCCAACTGGCGCCAGGCGGTCATGGGGCTTGGTGGCGCTTTGGCGTTGGGGCTTTTGTGGTGGGTGTTCACCATGATCCTGGGAAGCCGCACCGTTGCCGCCACCCGCGCTTTGGATGAGGCCATTCAAATTCTGGAAGCGCCGGTGGGGGCTTCGGCGCCGGCCGACGCCAAAGTCAAGTTTGCTTCAGAAAGCCAGCGCCAGGAAGCGGCCGCCAAGGCTTTGGCCAAGGTTCGCCGTTTTTGGTTTACCCCCCAGGCCCGCATGGCGCGGGTGCTGCAGGCGCGCCTGGCTGCCGAAAAGGGGGATTTGGAGGGCGCTGTGCGGGAGCTGGCGGCGGTGGCTTCCCACCGCTCGCCCGATCCCGCGGTCCGGGCAGCCACCCTGGATTTGATTCGCTTGCGGTTGGCCTCCGGCCAGGTGGAAGCGGCCATTCGGGACCTGGAGGTCATGGCTTCCGGGAAGGACAAGCGCCTGCCGCAGGATATGGCCATGTTTGAGCTGGCCGGGGCCTATGAGCGGGCGGGAAAGGTAAGCCAAGCCCAGGAGATCCTGCGCAAGCTGGTGGAAAACTTCCCCGATTCCCCGTACCGGGTGGAGGCCCAGCGCAAGCTGACCTCTCTGAGCTAA